One genomic region from Prochlorococcus marinus CUG1433 encodes:
- the polA gene encoding DNA polymerase I, with protein sequence MSLKSENSKKPILLLVDGHSLAFRSFYAFSKGIDGGLTTKEGFPTSVTYGFLKSLLDNCKNISPEGVCITFDTEKPTFRHELDPNYKANRDVAPDVFFQDIEQLEIILKKSLNLPIFKSPGYEADDLLGTIANDASSKGWCVNILSGDRDLFQLVDDQKDIYVLYMGGGPYAKSGNPTLMNENGVKEKLGVAPERVVDLKALTGDSSDNIPGIKGVGPKTAINLLKENDTLDGIYQALDKIQQNHDKKYKGFIKGSVIEKLRNDKHNAFLSRDLAKINTEVPLILNDGYELKNINQELLSESLQKLELSTLLRQVDIFNATFSRGGFDKNNVAKEEEKDPKVSSKIELENSENKIPKIKVNIVNDFELLDKLIQRLEKTNEIVSLDTETNSLNPIDAELVGIGLCLGEETDDLFYIPLGHQTKKETTNQLSIEYVFSKLRTWIEDPKKEKALQNSKFDRQIFFNHGLDLKGVTFDTLLADYLLNNQEKHGLSEISFRLFGFKPPSFKETVGKNKDFSFVDIDEASIYCGYDVFLTFKIVKIFKERFSTEKNELIKLFEEIELPLEPVLSQMEMNGITIDIPYLDKLSKELKSTLEDIESKVYELAGETFNLSSPKQLGEILFEKLNLDKKKSRKTKTGWSTDAVVLERLVDEHEIIHHLIKHRTLSKLLSTYIDALPSLINEKTGRVHTNFNQAATATGRLSSSNPNLQNIPVRTEFSRRIRKAFLPEKNWKLLSADYSQIELRILAHLAEEEILINAFHKNDDIHSLTARLIFEKEEISSDERRVGKTINFGVIYGMGIKKFARSTGVSTPEAKEFLIKYKERYSKIFKFLELQERLALSKGYVKTIFGRKREFKFDKNGLGRLIGKDPYEIDLQSARRAGMEAQSLRAAANAPIQGSSADIIKIAMVQLNKKFIEMNLPAKMLLQVHDELLFEVEPDSLEITTKLVKKTMEDCVKLSVPLLVDIGIGDNWMETK encoded by the coding sequence ATGAGTTTAAAATCTGAAAACTCTAAAAAACCAATTTTACTTTTAGTCGATGGTCATTCACTTGCATTTAGAAGCTTCTATGCATTCAGCAAAGGGATTGATGGAGGTTTAACAACTAAAGAGGGATTCCCAACAAGTGTGACTTATGGATTTCTAAAAAGCCTTCTTGATAATTGCAAAAATATTAGTCCTGAGGGTGTTTGTATTACTTTTGATACCGAAAAACCAACTTTCAGACATGAATTAGATCCAAATTATAAGGCCAATAGAGATGTAGCACCAGATGTTTTTTTTCAAGATATTGAACAACTTGAAATCATTTTAAAAAAAAGCCTTAATTTACCAATTTTTAAATCTCCAGGTTACGAAGCAGATGATCTCCTAGGCACAATTGCAAATGATGCTTCTTCTAAAGGGTGGTGTGTGAATATTCTTTCTGGGGATCGGGACTTATTTCAATTAGTAGATGATCAAAAAGATATTTATGTTCTTTATATGGGTGGTGGTCCATATGCAAAAAGTGGTAATCCAACTCTTATGAATGAAAATGGAGTAAAAGAAAAATTAGGTGTTGCGCCAGAAAGAGTAGTTGATCTTAAAGCTCTAACTGGTGATAGTTCTGATAATATTCCTGGTATTAAAGGGGTAGGTCCAAAAACTGCAATTAATCTACTAAAAGAAAACGATACACTTGATGGGATTTATCAGGCTTTGGACAAGATTCAGCAGAACCATGATAAAAAATATAAAGGATTCATCAAAGGTTCTGTTATAGAAAAGCTCAGAAACGACAAGCATAATGCTTTTCTTTCCAGGGATTTAGCAAAAATAAATACTGAAGTGCCTTTGATATTAAATGATGGTTATGAATTAAAAAATATAAATCAAGAACTTCTGTCAGAGTCACTGCAAAAACTTGAATTATCAACGCTACTTCGGCAAGTTGATATTTTCAATGCAACTTTTAGTAGAGGTGGTTTTGACAAAAATAACGTGGCTAAAGAGGAGGAGAAAGATCCAAAGGTCTCTAGTAAAATTGAATTAGAAAATAGTGAAAATAAAATCCCTAAAATCAAAGTAAATATAGTAAATGATTTTGAATTACTTGATAAATTAATTCAAAGATTAGAAAAGACCAATGAGATAGTTTCTTTAGATACAGAGACTAATAGTTTAAATCCAATCGATGCGGAACTTGTTGGGATAGGACTGTGTCTTGGAGAAGAAACTGATGATTTATTTTATATACCTCTTGGTCATCAAACAAAAAAAGAGACTACCAATCAATTATCGATTGAATATGTTTTCTCAAAACTAAGAACTTGGATAGAAGATCCAAAAAAAGAAAAGGCACTCCAAAATTCTAAATTTGACAGGCAAATATTTTTTAATCACGGACTTGATCTTAAAGGCGTAACCTTTGACACCTTGTTAGCAGACTATCTTTTAAATAATCAGGAGAAGCATGGGTTAAGTGAAATTAGTTTTAGATTATTTGGATTTAAGCCTCCTTCATTTAAGGAAACAGTTGGAAAAAATAAAGACTTTTCATTTGTTGATATTGATGAAGCTAGTATTTACTGCGGTTATGATGTATTTCTAACTTTTAAGATCGTCAAAATTTTTAAAGAACGATTTTCAACAGAAAAAAATGAATTAATCAAATTGTTCGAAGAAATCGAGCTGCCATTAGAGCCAGTATTGTCTCAAATGGAAATGAATGGAATAACCATCGACATCCCTTATTTAGATAAACTCTCAAAAGAACTAAAAAGTACCTTAGAAGATATTGAAAGTAAAGTTTATGAATTAGCAGGGGAGACTTTTAATCTATCTTCACCAAAACAACTTGGTGAGATCTTGTTTGAAAAATTAAATTTGGATAAGAAAAAATCAAGGAAAACAAAAACAGGATGGAGTACAGATGCAGTAGTTCTTGAAAGATTAGTCGACGAACATGAAATAATTCATCATTTAATTAAACACAGAACTCTTAGCAAATTACTTAGTACCTATATTGATGCTCTTCCAAGTCTTATTAACGAAAAGACAGGAAGAGTTCATACAAACTTTAATCAAGCTGCTACAGCGACTGGGAGACTAAGTAGTAGCAATCCTAATCTTCAAAATATCCCAGTTAGGACTGAATTTAGTAGGCGAATCAGAAAAGCATTCTTGCCTGAAAAAAATTGGAAACTTTTATCAGCAGATTATTCTCAGATCGAATTAAGAATACTTGCTCACTTAGCGGAAGAAGAAATCCTAATTAATGCGTTTCATAAAAATGATGACATTCATTCTTTGACTGCAAGATTAATTTTCGAGAAAGAAGAAATATCATCCGACGAAAGGAGAGTTGGGAAAACAATAAATTTTGGAGTTATCTACGGAATGGGTATTAAAAAGTTTGCCCGTTCAACAGGAGTAAGTACTCCAGAGGCAAAAGAATTCCTAATAAAATACAAAGAAAGATATTCAAAAATTTTCAAATTTCTTGAACTCCAAGAAAGGCTTGCCTTATCAAAAGGTTATGTAAAGACAATTTTTGGTCGAAAAAGAGAATTTAAGTTTGATAAAAATGGACTTGGAAGATTAATAGGGAAAGATCCTTACGAAATTGACCTGCAATCTGCAAGAAGAGCTGGTATGGAAGCACAGTCATTAAGAGCCGCAGCCAATGCACCAATTCAAGGTTCAAGTGCAGACATTATTAAAATTGCAATGGTTCAACTAAATAAGAAATTCATAGAAATGAATCTTCCCGCAAAAATGCTTTTACAAGTACATGATGAATTATTGTTTGAGGTTGAACCAGATTCTTTGGAAATTACGACAAAATTAGTAAAAAAGACTATGGAAGATTGTGTAAAATTAAGTGTGCCTCTTTTAGTTGATATTGGAATTGGAGACAATTGGATGGAGACAAAATAA
- a CDS encoding efflux RND transporter periplasmic adaptor subunit, whose amino-acid sequence MLDLIKKNINLRSGIILVSLTIFFVFITNSFKKNKSKDISDFVVQVEKGILSDSINTSGEVKAIRTSNIGPRKQGVIKEIKVDEGDLVKKDQILASLDDEDFIYKIEELELNVEKQKSEFLRREYLYQEGAVSKEDYESYKNTYNISSAKLNDAKAEKSFYLIKAPYGGKITAKYAEIGSYVTPSTNLSSDPKTKNFIFELSEGLEIVAKVPESDIGRIKIGQEASVRIEAYPSKKYSAIVKKIATRAVKDNNVTSFEVTLNFKDISEEIKIGMTADLEFRIEGNEEKILVPTVSIVTEKGEKGILKVDKNNSPKFEKIEIGISSGNKTSVIDGLEPGEQIFIDIPPWAKKRK is encoded by the coding sequence ATGCTTGATTTAATAAAAAAAAATATAAATCTAAGAAGTGGAATTATATTAGTTTCTTTAACTATTTTTTTCGTTTTCATAACCAATTCCTTCAAGAAAAACAAATCAAAAGACATTTCTGATTTTGTAGTGCAAGTTGAAAAAGGAATCCTCTCAGATTCAATTAATACAAGTGGTGAAGTAAAAGCAATCAGGACAAGCAATATTGGACCTCGGAAGCAAGGTGTAATAAAAGAAATCAAAGTAGATGAGGGTGATCTTGTAAAAAAAGATCAGATTTTAGCTTCACTTGATGATGAGGACTTTATCTATAAAATTGAAGAACTTGAATTAAATGTCGAAAAACAAAAATCTGAATTTTTAAGAAGAGAATATTTATATCAAGAAGGGGCAGTAAGCAAAGAAGATTACGAAAGTTATAAAAATACCTACAACATTAGTAGCGCCAAACTTAATGATGCAAAAGCTGAAAAAAGTTTCTATCTAATTAAAGCTCCTTATGGAGGAAAGATTACTGCAAAATATGCGGAGATAGGATCTTATGTCACACCAAGTACAAACTTAAGTTCAGACCCTAAAACCAAAAACTTTATTTTTGAACTATCTGAGGGCCTAGAAATTGTTGCTAAAGTTCCTGAGAGTGACATTGGCAGAATAAAAATAGGTCAAGAAGCCTCAGTAAGAATTGAGGCCTATCCCTCAAAAAAATATAGTGCCATAGTTAAAAAAATAGCTACAAGAGCTGTAAAAGATAATAATGTAACCTCATTCGAAGTAACTTTAAATTTTAAAGATATTTCTGAAGAAATTAAAATTGGAATGACTGCAGATCTTGAATTTAGAATCGAAGGTAATGAAGAAAAAATCTTAGTGCCAACAGTTTCTATTGTCACTGAAAAAGGTGAAAAGGGAATTTTGAAAGTTGATAAAAACAATTCTCCCAAATTTGAAAAAATTGAAATTGGGATCAGTAGTGGAAATAAAACTTCAGTAATTGATGGATTAGAACCTGGAGAGCAAATCTTTATTGATATTCCACCTTGGGCTAAGAAGAGAAAATGA